Proteins encoded in a region of the Massilia sp. UMI-21 genome:
- a CDS encoding holo-ACP synthase: MIYGIGTDIVQISRVEAALARSGPRFAEKILGPQELEKYHARSAKNATRGLRFLATRFSAKEAFSKAIGLGMRMPMTWRAMQLLNAPSGKPVIVCSGALEQFMQDHRLSAQVTISDEADYGVAFVIVTQAPGDTLAE, from the coding sequence ATGATCTACGGCATCGGCACCGACATCGTCCAGATTTCCCGCGTCGAGGCCGCCCTTGCGCGGAGCGGCCCGCGCTTCGCCGAGAAGATCCTCGGTCCGCAGGAACTGGAAAAATACCACGCGCGCAGCGCCAAGAACGCGACGCGCGGCCTGCGCTTCCTGGCCACCCGTTTTTCGGCCAAGGAAGCGTTCTCGAAGGCGATCGGGCTGGGCATGCGCATGCCGATGACCTGGCGCGCGATGCAGTTGTTGAACGCCCCGAGCGGCAAGCCGGTCATCGTCTGCAGCGGCGCCCTCGAACAATTCATGCAGGATCACCGGCTCAGCGCCCAGGTGACGATCAGCGACGAAGCCGACTACGGGGTCGCCTTCGTCATCGTCACCCAGGCGCCGGGCGATACATTGG
- the pdxJ gene encoding pyridoxine 5'-phosphate synthase, with amino-acid sequence MSFLQPTGSVIDLGVNIDHIATLRNARGTSYPDPIRGALLAEQAGADLITLHLREDRRHIKDADVLALRPLLGTRMNLEAAVTREMIDFACRVKPQDVCLVPERREEVTTEGGLDVIRYYNEVEAAVRQLKGEGIRVSLFIDADEAQIEAAAAVGATVIELHTGRYAEAEGEQALREIERIKAGVHAGAARGLRVNAGHGLHYTNVQPIAAIPDIHELNIGHAIVAHALFAGWENAVREMKAIMVAARLGTRYGT; translated from the coding sequence ATGAGCTTCCTGCAACCTACCGGTTCGGTGATCGACCTGGGCGTCAACATCGACCACATCGCCACCCTGCGCAATGCGCGCGGCACCAGCTACCCCGACCCGATCCGCGGCGCGCTGCTGGCCGAGCAGGCCGGCGCCGACCTGATCACCCTGCACCTGCGCGAAGACCGCCGCCACATCAAGGATGCGGACGTGCTGGCGCTGCGCCCGCTCCTTGGAACCCGCATGAACCTGGAAGCGGCCGTCACCCGCGAGATGATCGACTTCGCCTGCCGCGTGAAGCCGCAGGACGTCTGCCTGGTGCCGGAGCGGCGCGAAGAGGTCACCACCGAGGGCGGCCTGGACGTGATCCGCTACTACAATGAAGTCGAAGCGGCGGTGCGGCAGCTGAAAGGCGAGGGCATCCGGGTGTCGCTGTTCATCGATGCCGACGAAGCCCAGATCGAGGCCGCCGCGGCCGTGGGCGCCACCGTGATCGAACTGCACACCGGCCGCTATGCCGAAGCCGAGGGCGAGCAGGCACTGCGCGAGATCGAGCGCATCAAGGCCGGCGTGCATGCGGGCGCCGCGCGCGGCCTGCGCGTGAATGCCGGCCACGGCCTGCACTACACCAACGTGCAGCCGATCGCGGCGATTCCCGACATCCACGAGCTCAACATCGGCCATGCGATCGTCGCCCACGCCCTGTTCGCCGGCTGGGAGAACGCGGTGCGCGAGATGAAGGCCATCATGGTGGCAGCGCGCCTGGGTACCCGCTACGGAACTTGA
- the recO gene encoding DNA repair protein RecO, with protein sequence MPSPDDLIDTPESQPPAAAPAAAKRSRPPLRDTRVSGQPGFVLHSYPYKETSLIVDMFTRDFGRVGVVAKGAKRPLSKLRGVLQTFQPLSVSFSGKSELRTLIDAEWVGGMLPLEKTALLCGFYLNELLVKLIARDDRHPALFDHYVATLNQLAHGEPPPIVLRKFERALLKETGVAADLGRSTATRAPVDPAGDYVVDPEKGPREALPGEVWPVVSGKTLLDMEREDYRDPLTQAQSKQLMRFLLAHHLGGAPLNTRQILIDLMQL encoded by the coding sequence ATGCCCAGCCCAGACGACCTCATCGATACCCCGGAGAGCCAGCCCCCTGCGGCGGCTCCGGCTGCGGCGAAACGCAGCCGTCCTCCGCTACGCGACACGCGGGTCAGCGGCCAGCCGGGTTTCGTGCTGCACAGCTATCCCTACAAGGAAACCAGCCTGATCGTGGACATGTTCACGCGCGATTTCGGCCGCGTGGGCGTGGTCGCCAAGGGCGCCAAGCGCCCGCTGTCGAAGCTGCGCGGCGTGCTGCAGACCTTCCAGCCGCTGTCGGTCTCGTTCAGCGGCAAATCCGAGCTGCGCACCCTGATCGATGCGGAATGGGTGGGCGGCATGCTGCCGCTGGAAAAAACCGCGCTGTTGTGCGGCTTCTACCTGAACGAACTGCTGGTGAAACTCATCGCGCGCGACGACCGGCATCCGGCCCTGTTCGACCACTACGTCGCCACGCTCAACCAGCTGGCCCATGGCGAGCCGCCGCCGATCGTCTTGCGAAAGTTCGAACGGGCCTTACTTAAGGAAACAGGGGTGGCGGCCGACCTGGGGCGCAGCACCGCCACCCGCGCGCCGGTCGACCCGGCCGGCGACTACGTGGTCGACCCCGAGAAGGGGCCGCGCGAAGCGCTGCCGGGCGAGGTCTGGCCGGTGGTGAGCGGCAAGACCCTGCTCGACATGGAGCGCGAGGACTACCGCGACCCGCTCACGCAGGCGCAGAGCAAGCAGTTGATGCGCTTCCTGCTGGCGCACCACCTGGGCGGCGCGCCGCTCAACACGCGCCAGATTTTGATCGACCTGATGCAACTATAA
- the era gene encoding GTPase Era codes for MAIVGRPNVGKSTLMNVLIGAKVSITSRKAQTTRHRITGIQTRDDAQFIYVDTPGFQTRHANALNKTLNKTVSNTLTSSDVILFLVEAGAFGPADQQVLDLLPKNVPVVLVINKSDRIKDKAVLMPFAQKIAALRDFSAIVPVSAKLRFQVDALETEIKRHLPHNPPIFGPDDITDRSEKFLAAEIVREKVFRLLGDELPYTSTVLIEQFQQEGNLRRIFCAILVERDTHKSMIIGNKGARLKEISTQSRLDMEKLFGGPVYLEIWVKVKSGWADNEAGLRAYGYE; via the coding sequence ATCGCCATCGTCGGCCGTCCCAACGTCGGCAAGTCGACCCTGATGAACGTGCTGATCGGCGCGAAAGTGTCGATCACCTCGCGCAAGGCCCAGACCACGCGCCACCGCATCACCGGCATCCAGACCCGCGACGACGCCCAGTTCATCTACGTCGACACGCCGGGCTTCCAGACCCGCCATGCGAACGCGCTCAACAAGACGCTGAACAAGACCGTCTCGAACACCCTGACGTCCTCGGACGTGATCCTGTTCCTGGTCGAGGCCGGCGCTTTCGGCCCGGCCGACCAGCAGGTGCTCGACCTGCTGCCGAAGAACGTCCCGGTGGTCCTGGTGATCAACAAGTCGGACCGCATCAAGGACAAGGCGGTCCTGATGCCTTTCGCCCAGAAGATCGCCGCGCTGCGCGACTTCAGCGCGATCGTGCCGGTCTCGGCCAAGCTGCGCTTCCAGGTCGACGCCCTTGAAACCGAGATCAAGCGCCACCTGCCGCACAACCCGCCGATCTTCGGGCCGGACGACATCACCGACCGCAGCGAGAAGTTCCTGGCCGCCGAGATCGTGCGCGAAAAGGTGTTCCGCCTGCTTGGCGACGAACTGCCCTACACCAGCACCGTGCTGATCGAGCAGTTCCAGCAGGAAGGCAACCTGCGCCGCATCTTCTGCGCCATCCTGGTCGAGCGCGACACCCACAAGTCCATGATCATCGGTAACAAGGGCGCGCGCCTGAAAGAAATCTCGACCCAGTCGCGCCTGGACATGGAAAAATTGTTCGGCGGCCCCGTGTACCTGGAGATCTGGGTCAAGGTCAAATCGGGCTGGGCCGACAACGAAGCCGGCCTGCGCGCCTACGGTTACGAGTAA
- the rnc gene encoding ribonuclease III, whose amino-acid sequence MNLQLLQTRLGYTFRDTGLLQQALTHRSHSALHNERLEFLGDSILNCVVASILYERFTALDEGDLSRLRANLVKQQSLFEIAQKLELSQFLRLGEGELKSGGFRRPSILADTLEALLGAIFLDSGFDSARDAIRAFYIPLLDTVDPATLGKDAKTLLQEFLQSKKISLPTYNVVATHGAAHSQEFEVECLVPKLNVQVFGRGGSRRAGEQAAARLAIEAAQQALVKSPTARKSKPRAAQLKLGIATIQSDAPAEQPGSNTQ is encoded by the coding sequence ATGAATCTACAGTTACTGCAAACACGCTTGGGTTATACGTTCCGGGACACCGGCCTGCTCCAGCAAGCCCTGACCCACCGTAGCCATAGCGCGCTGCATAACGAACGCCTGGAATTCCTGGGTGACTCGATCCTGAACTGTGTCGTCGCCTCGATCCTGTACGAACGCTTCACCGCCCTGGACGAGGGTGACCTGTCGCGCCTGCGCGCCAACCTGGTCAAGCAGCAATCCCTGTTCGAAATCGCCCAGAAGCTCGAGCTGTCGCAGTTCCTGCGCCTGGGCGAGGGCGAACTGAAATCGGGGGGCTTCCGGCGCCCCTCGATCCTGGCCGACACCCTCGAGGCCCTGCTCGGTGCGATTTTCCTCGACAGCGGTTTCGACAGCGCGCGCGACGCGATCCGCGCCTTCTACATCCCGCTGCTCGACACGGTCGACCCGGCCACTCTGGGCAAGGACGCCAAGACCCTGCTGCAGGAATTTCTGCAGAGCAAAAAAATCTCGCTGCCGACCTACAACGTGGTGGCCACGCACGGGGCCGCCCATAGCCAGGAATTCGAGGTCGAATGCCTGGTGCCGAAACTGAACGTGCAGGTGTTCGGCCGCGGCGGCAGCCGCCGCGCCGGGGAGCAGGCCGCGGCGCGACTGGCGATCGAGGCGGCCCAGCAGGCGCTGGTCAAGTCGCCCACCGCCCGCAAGAGCAAACCGCGCGCCGCCCAGCTCAAGCTGGGCATCGCCACCATCCAGTCGGATGCGCCGGCAGAACAACCAGGAAGCAACACGCAATGA
- a CDS encoding DUF4845 domain-containing protein produces the protein MQKQPFVRQSGISLTGLVLVLVVLGVAAVFALKLVPTYTEYSAIKDAIVRAKEAGGTPREIQVAFDKNAGINNVTAIRGRDLTITREDGETQVSFAYEKRVPLAGKVSLLIDYAGTTDPSGVVAARDAEPDQ, from the coding sequence ATGCAGAAGCAGCCCTTCGTTCGCCAGTCCGGCATCTCGCTGACCGGCCTGGTCCTGGTCCTGGTCGTGCTCGGCGTCGCCGCCGTGTTCGCGCTCAAGCTAGTGCCGACCTACACGGAATACAGCGCGATCAAGGACGCGATCGTGCGCGCCAAGGAAGCTGGCGGCACGCCGCGCGAAATACAGGTAGCCTTCGACAAGAACGCCGGCATCAACAACGTCACCGCGATCCGCGGCCGCGACCTGACCATTACCCGCGAAGACGGCGAAACCCAGGTCAGCTTCGCCTACGAGAAGCGGGTGCCGCTGGCGGGCAAGGTCAGCCTGCTGATCGACTACGCGGGCACCACCGACCCGAGCGGCGTGGTGGCGGCCAGGGATGCCGAGCCGGATCAATAA
- the lepB gene encoding signal peptidase I: MDMQPILSNFALILFVLMVVTGVIWCLDVFVFAKQRRRAADAALAEYDARTAKLTAEGIKLDSGSQRAAIEQANLRQPTWIEYSGSFFPVIALVFILRSFLWEPFKIPSSSMVPTLLVGDFILVNKYAYGVRLPIINKKVVEVGDPQRGDVMVFKYPKDMSQDYIKRVIGVPGDKITYEDKRLSVNGKPVAYTPMDDYLDDQHPVYHKQFTEQLPGRQGQIAHRILNTEGKPTLDLGAVDDFPNREACDYSYDKFTCIVPPGNYFMMGDNRDNSADSRYWGFVPDKNIVGKAIVVWMNLGNPKRIGGIQ; the protein is encoded by the coding sequence ATGGATATGCAACCGATTCTGAGCAACTTTGCGCTGATCCTGTTCGTCCTGATGGTGGTCACCGGCGTGATCTGGTGCCTGGACGTGTTCGTCTTCGCCAAGCAGCGCCGCCGCGCCGCCGACGCCGCCCTGGCCGAGTACGATGCGCGCACAGCCAAGCTGACCGCCGAGGGCATCAAGCTCGACAGTGGCAGCCAGCGCGCCGCGATCGAGCAGGCCAACCTGCGCCAGCCGACCTGGATCGAATATTCCGGCAGCTTCTTCCCGGTGATCGCGCTGGTCTTCATCCTGCGTTCCTTCCTGTGGGAGCCGTTCAAGATCCCGTCCTCGTCGATGGTGCCGACCCTCCTGGTGGGCGACTTCATCCTCGTGAACAAGTACGCCTACGGCGTGCGGCTGCCGATCATCAACAAGAAGGTCGTCGAGGTGGGCGACCCGCAGCGTGGCGACGTGATGGTGTTTAAGTACCCGAAGGACATGAGCCAGGATTACATCAAGCGCGTCATTGGTGTTCCGGGCGACAAGATCACCTATGAGGACAAGCGCCTGAGCGTGAACGGCAAGCCGGTCGCCTACACCCCGATGGACGACTACCTGGACGACCAGCACCCGGTCTACCACAAGCAGTTCACCGAACAGCTCCCAGGCCGGCAGGGCCAGATCGCACACCGTATCCTGAATACCGAGGGCAAGCCCACGCTCGACCTCGGCGCCGTGGACGATTTCCCGAATCGTGAGGCCTGCGACTATTCGTACGACAAATTTACCTGTATCGTACCTCCAGGCAACTATTTCATGATGGGCGATAACCGCGACAACAGTGCCGACAGCCGCTACTGGGGCTTCGTGCCGGACAAGAACATTGTTGGCAAGGCGATCGTCGTCTGGATGAACCTCGGCAATCCGAAGCGGATTGGCGGCATCCAGTAA
- the lepA gene encoding elongation factor 4 — MNNIRNFSIIAHIDHGKSTLADRIIQLCGGLSEREMDAQVLDSMDLERERGITIKAQTAALQYKARDGQVYNLNLIDTPGHVDFSYEVSRSLSACEGALLVVDASQGVEAQTVANCYTALDLGVEVVPILNKIDLPHADPDNAKKEIEDVIGIDASDATVCSAKTGLGVEDVLETLIAKVPPPKGDKDAPLQALIVDSWYDPYVGVVMLVRVVNGTLRPKEKILLMSTGSVNLVESIGVFTPRSVSLPELSAGQVGFIIAGIKELTAAKVGDTVTLAAKPAPEPLPGFKEVQPQVFAGLFPVEANQYDALRDSLEKLKLNDAALMYEPEVSQALGFGFRCGFLGLLHMEIVQERLEREFDMDLITTAPTVVYEVEMRDGSMIRVDNPSKMPEPSRINEVREPIVDVNLYMPQEYVGAVMTLCNGKRGVQMDMAYHGRQVKLHYEIPMAEIVLDFFDRLKSTSRGYASMDYEFKEYRAADVVKVDMLINSEKVDALAIIVHRANAPYRGRQVAAKMRELIPRQMFDVAIQAAIGATIISRENVKALRKNVLAKCYGGDISRKKKLLEKQKAGKKRMKQVGSVEIPQEAFLAILQVEEK, encoded by the coding sequence ATGAACAACATACGTAACTTCTCCATCATCGCCCACATCGACCACGGCAAATCGACCCTGGCCGACCGCATCATCCAACTGTGCGGCGGCCTGTCGGAGCGCGAGATGGACGCGCAGGTGCTCGACTCGATGGACCTGGAACGCGAACGCGGCATCACCATCAAGGCCCAGACCGCGGCGCTGCAATACAAGGCGCGCGATGGCCAGGTCTACAACCTGAACCTGATCGACACCCCGGGCCACGTCGACTTCAGCTATGAAGTCTCGCGCTCGCTGTCGGCCTGCGAAGGCGCGCTGCTGGTGGTCGACGCCAGCCAGGGCGTCGAAGCGCAGACGGTCGCCAACTGCTACACCGCGCTCGACCTGGGCGTGGAAGTGGTGCCGATCCTGAACAAGATCGACCTGCCGCACGCCGACCCGGACAACGCCAAGAAGGAAATCGAGGACGTGATCGGCATCGACGCCTCGGACGCGACGGTCTGCTCGGCCAAGACCGGCCTGGGCGTGGAAGACGTGCTGGAAACCCTGATCGCCAAGGTCCCGCCGCCGAAGGGCGACAAGGATGCGCCGCTGCAGGCCCTGATCGTCGACTCCTGGTACGACCCCTACGTGGGCGTCGTGATGCTGGTGCGCGTGGTCAACGGCACCCTGCGTCCGAAGGAAAAGATCCTCCTGATGTCGACCGGTTCGGTGAACCTGGTCGAAAGCATCGGCGTGTTCACGCCGCGTTCGGTCTCGCTGCCGGAACTGTCGGCAGGGCAGGTGGGCTTCATCATCGCCGGCATCAAGGAACTGACCGCCGCCAAGGTGGGCGATACCGTGACCCTGGCCGCCAAGCCGGCGCCCGAGCCGCTGCCGGGCTTCAAGGAAGTCCAGCCGCAGGTGTTCGCCGGCCTGTTCCCGGTGGAAGCCAACCAGTACGACGCGCTGCGCGACTCGCTGGAAAAACTCAAGCTGAACGATGCCGCCCTGATGTACGAGCCGGAAGTCTCGCAGGCGCTGGGCTTCGGTTTCCGCTGCGGCTTCCTGGGCCTGCTGCACATGGAAATCGTGCAGGAACGTCTCGAGCGCGAGTTCGACATGGACCTGATCACCACCGCGCCGACCGTGGTGTACGAGGTCGAGATGCGCGACGGCAGCATGATCCGGGTCGACAACCCGTCGAAGATGCCGGAACCGTCCAGGATCAACGAAGTGCGCGAGCCGATCGTCGACGTCAACCTGTACATGCCGCAAGAATATGTGGGCGCCGTGATGACCCTGTGTAACGGCAAGCGCGGCGTCCAGATGGACATGGCCTACCACGGCCGCCAGGTCAAGCTGCACTACGAGATCCCGATGGCGGAAATCGTGCTGGACTTCTTCGACCGGCTCAAGTCGACTTCGCGCGGTTATGCGTCGATGGACTACGAGTTCAAGGAATACCGCGCCGCCGACGTGGTCAAGGTCGACATGCTGATCAACAGCGAGAAGGTCGACGCGCTGGCGATCATCGTGCACCGCGCCAACGCCCCTTACCGCGGGCGCCAGGTGGCGGCCAAGATGCGCGAGCTGATCCCGCGCCAGATGTTCGACGTCGCGATCCAGGCCGCCATCGGCGCCACCATCATCTCGCGCGAGAACGTCAAGGCGCTGCGCAAGAACGTGCTGGCCAAGTGCTATGGCGGCGACATCTCGCGCAAGAAGAAACTGCTGGAGAAGCAGAAGGCCGGCAAGAAGCGCATGAAGCAGGTCGGTTCGGTGGAGATTCCGCAGGAAGCCTTCCTGGCCATCCTGCAGGTGGAAGAAAAATAA
- a CDS encoding glutaredoxin family protein, giving the protein MQSIPFTLYSRSYCHLCEDMLQALLALQRPGEHFEVAVIDVDADPALVARFDELVPVLFGDPGAAELCHYFLDPAAARGWVGACTQAA; this is encoded by the coding sequence ATGCAGTCGATTCCCTTCACGCTCTATTCGCGTAGCTACTGCCACCTGTGCGAGGACATGCTGCAGGCCTTGCTGGCGCTGCAGCGGCCGGGTGAGCACTTCGAGGTGGCCGTGATCGACGTCGATGCCGATCCGGCGCTGGTGGCGCGCTTCGACGAACTGGTGCCGGTGCTGTTCGGCGACCCGGGCGCGGCCGAGCTGTGCCATTATTTCCTCGACCCGGCGGCGGCGCGCGGCTGGGTGGGGGCTTGCACGCAGGCTGCCTGA